In Ailuropoda melanoleuca isolate Jingjing chromosome 4, ASM200744v2, whole genome shotgun sequence, the following proteins share a genomic window:
- the ZNF414 gene encoding LOW QUALITY PROTEIN: zinc finger protein 414 (The sequence of the model RefSeq protein was modified relative to this genomic sequence to represent the inferred CDS: inserted 1 base in 1 codon; deleted 1 base in 1 codon), translating to MEEELSGPSPDMPATAESTFSETDKEVLSPVVPAAANSSSMGEEPGPERAATPPTWDRGGPGGTQQGAPSAPDSVQPGPGSSLAPTSTVSGTSEDLRPPRRRQQPGKQIPCSSPGCCLSFPSVRDLAQHLRTHCPPTQSLEGKLFRCSALSCTETFPSMQELVAHGKLHYKPNRYFKCENCLLRFRTHRSLFKHLHVCAEHAQSPAPPPPPALDKEPPAPERPPESDTASAPGLPFPLLEPFTTPAPAPTGPFLPYLNPASFGLSPPRLRPFLAAAPGLPASSAAVWKKSQGAGGSPRRPQGGSDAPSGHAAPSRIVWEHTRGRYSCMXQAPPPPLPHPDPVPLAPKVSPLLSEGECPVFSPF from the exons ATG gaggaggaactctcGGGGCCCAGCCCGGACATGCCGGCCACTGCAGAGTCCACCTTCAGTGAGACTGACAAGGAGGTGTTGTCCCCCGTTGTGCCCGCGGCAGCCAACTCCTCTTCCATGGGGGAGGAGCCAGGCCCTGAACGGGCAGCCACACCCCCAACGTGGGACCGAGGAGGGCCTGGAGGGACCCAGCAGGGTGCCCCCTCTGCTCCAGACAGTGTTCAGCCTGGTCCTGGATCCAGCCTTGCCCCGACCAGCACAGTCTCTGGGACCAGCGAGGACCTGAGGCCTCCCAGACGACGCCAACAGCCAG GGAAGCAGAtaccctgctccagccctggctgctgtctcagtttccccagt gtTCGCGACCTGGCACAGCATCTGCGTACCCACTGCCCACCCACACAGTCCCTGGAAG GCAAGCTCTTCCGCTGTTCCGCCCTCAGCTGCACCGAGACCTTCCCCAGCATGCAGGAACTGGTGGCACATGGCAAGCTGCACTACAAACCCAACCGCTACTTCAA GTGTGAGAACTGCCTCCTGCGCTTCCGCACGCACCGCTCGCTCTTCAAGCATCTGCATGTTTGCGCCGAGCATGCGCAGAGCCCAGCCCCGCCGCCACCCCCCGCCCTCGACAAGGAGCCACCGGCGCCCGAGCGTCCCCCGGAGTCCGACACTGCGTCGGCGCCGGGCCTGCCGTTCCCGCTGCTCGAGCCCTTCACgacccccgcccctgcccccactgggcCCTTCCTGCCCTACTTGAACCCCGCGTCCTTTGGCCTAAGTCCCCCACGCCTGCGCCCCTTCCTGGCCGCGGCGCCCGGGCTGCCCGCCTCCAGCGCCGCAGTCTGGAAGAAGAGCCAAG GTGCCGGCGGCAGCCCGCGAAGACCCCAGGGCGGCTCCGACGCGCCCTCAG GGCACGCGGCCCCGAGCCGCATCGTGTGGGAGCACACGCGCGGCCGCTACTCGTGCA CTCAggcgccccctcctcctctgccccacccagaCCCGGTCCCGCTGGCACCCAAGGTGTCTCCGCTGCTGTCAGAGGGGGAGTGTCCGGTTTTCTCGCCGTTCTGA